The Eptesicus fuscus isolate TK198812 chromosome 20, DD_ASM_mEF_20220401, whole genome shotgun sequence genome contains the following window.
gcagtccacaggccgacgctctatccactgagccaaactggttagggccaaaaatacgttcatttttgttttgtcataAGGGATGAGACCATGCACATTGTTCTGTAACTTATTTTTGTCACCTACCATATGTTGTCCAACTTTCCAGGCCAATGAGAGTTTCACTTTATATTTCTTACAAATGGCTCCTTCCAAGTGGAATTACTGCGTCAAAGGTTATGTGCATTGTACATATCAAGAGAACGGCCAATTTATCCTCCAGAATGTATCCATTTATATGACGACCAACAATGCATAAACATAGTATATAAAAGCACCCACTTCTCAAAATCCTCATTAACActagatattataaatattttttaaatagcctgTTTTGTTCTATTTCATAACCAAAATGTGAATTTAGCATAACTTCCTTCGCATAAAGAGCTTCAGCTCTTCACTTTCATGGTTTGACATTTTCCTGGGCTTCCTTTCGAAACTCCCTATTGTATAGGACCCCAGTTTCAAGATCAAGAGCTGCTTTAACTAACTCTCTTCCTCCCATTTCCTAAGGCACATCCTCATTTCCCTACCTCACACCTCTGCCTCCTTACAACTCCAACATTCTTGAGCTCCTGACATACTGCAGACCAGGTGTGCAGGAAAGGCTAGAAATGAAGGTGCAGCCAAAAtaatgttttgtgtgttgtttttttcaaccTGGAAATAAAGGCttaggccgtggtcggcaaactgcggctctcgagccacatgcggctctttggccccttgagtgtggctctcccacaaaataccgtggcctgggtgagtctattttgaagaagtggtgttagaagaagtttaagtttaaaaaatttggctctcaaaagaaatttcaatagttgtactgttgatatttggctctgttgactaatgagtgtgccgaccactggcttaggccatTTCATCAACTTGTTTAGTTCACAAACGCTAATTTATATTAGAGGCAGACTACTCAATAATCAAGTCGCCGGTCATGACCTTGAGACCCTGGATCTGAAACCCATGAGTGAGATCAGGAACCTGGGCCTTTTGCTACACCTCAATGAAGTTGGATATCTGTAGGATGGTGACAAATAattaggttttaattttttaacatttatttaaagcaaCCACTCATTTTGCTTTTAACTCTGCCTAAGAGCCTTCATCAGTGAGAGCAGCCAAGCTATTCTTCAGGTCCGACTGCATCCAGTGATAATCATAACTAGGGCTAATATGTATTGAGTGTTGTCTCTGAGTCTGGCACGGAGCTAGGTGCTCATCTCCTTGAACAGATGCGCACTGGTCAGCTCTCAGCAGAAATGGAAAACCCAGTTTGCTGGTGACCAGGAGCCTTTCTGTCCAGCTCTCCTAATGTCCGTAAGCCTCCGTCTCCAAACCCTGTCTCCAGAGGAGGAGCCTCCAGCTCCTCAGAGTTGGCTTCCTAAGGGAAACTTACCCTGCAACTTCTCCAACTCAGATAAATTCACGCGTCCTAACCTGTTTGCCCATAAACTGGGATTTGAAGGATGTTTTACCACTTCTGGGAAACGAGAAGGAGGAGCAAGGCACTGGTATTAATCCTAAGAAAAGGCTGAAATTAAACCCTCGTGTTTCCCAAGTGTTCATAAACTGCTTACGGCTTCTTCTTCTCCAGGAAGCAAGCAGCCGTTCCCGACTCACCAccaggagggaggcctggcaAGGTGACTCTCATCTCCCAAGTCTTCCTCTTCACCTGGCAGACTCAGAGAGGGGCCTGGCACAGCCCCAGGACCGCCGGCCCCGAAGGCGCGGccccggcgggggaggggagccgcCAGGACAGCCTTGGAGCGCCCGGCCCACCCTCAAACTTCAAAGGAAGCGGTCGGACCCTCCCTGAAAGGGCGAAGCCGCCGGCCTCCCCCGGGCCCTCGGGGTCTTCGGACGGCCGGGCCGGAGCGGGAGGAGGCGGCCCGGGAGGCCCGCGGGCGGAGCGGGGAGGGAAGCTGAGCGGAggccgggggagggcggggcgtgGGGCGAGCCGGAGCCGCTCCGTCTAAAGAAGCCCCGAGGGTTCCTGGCAGCCGGCTCTGGAAGGCGGCCGACTTctcataaaaagagagagagcaaaagcaaaacaaaacaaaaccaaaaaaaccacGTCTGAGCCTGACTCTTGGCGGTGGTGCTTTCGCCAGAGCTTCTGCAGCGGTTCcgggagccagccagccagacgGGGACGGTCAGAGCCCAGCGGAGCCACGGGCGGCCCACCTGGGGCGAGGCTGGGAGTGTTCTGAGGACGGGGAGACGACACTTCAGTAATTGGTTCCGAGACAATTGGCCTCCATAtggaaaagataaagaagatCCTTATCTTACAGCGAGCCTGCAGATAAGCTCCAGGTGAACTAAAGGCCTGCAGGCAACAAGGGAAAGCGCGAGGGGACTTTTGGGAGAAGACAGCTTTAGGatgctgggagagggggaggtttCTTTAACAAGGTATATTTCCCGTGCACAACAGAAGGAAAGGATGGCTCACgctacaaaaatagaaaaatgggcagccctggctccctacctagctcagtgggttagagcactATCCCCATACAccatcccgggtcagggcacatgcaagaatcaaccaatgaatgcttaaataagtggaaccaaccaatctctctgtgtctcccgaaaaaaatcaataaataagaaaaagagaaaagaaaaacaaatgggcaaaggatatgaaCAGGCAATTCCAAAGGTTACTAATGAAAGAACAATCAACTTGAATTGTGCTCATAAGTGGAAATTAGTCCCAccgtcgtggctcagtggttgagcatcgacctgtgaacctggaggtcacagttccattctggtcagggcacatgccagcggtatgcaggaggcagccgatcaatgattctctctcatcattgatgtttctatttctctcttcctctctgaaatcaataaaaatatattttaaaaaataataaaatagccgaaaccggtttggctcagtggatagagcatcagccttcagactgaaaggtcccaggttcgattccggtcaagggcatgtaccttggttgcgggcacatccccagtggggggtgtgcaagaggcagctgatcgatgtttctctctcatcgatgtttctaactctctatccctctctgtaaaaaatcaataaaatatattttaaaaaataataaaatagaaaccacATGAGATGCCACTTTACACTTATTAAgatagctattaaaaaaaaaaaaaaaaagccctggccagtgtggctcccgAGCACagaagggtttcgggttcaattcccgaccaagggcacatacctgggttgcaggttccagccccagtgggggcgtgtgtgggaggcaaccaattggtgtatctctctcacatcgatgtttctctctccttctcccctcttccctcccttccttccactatctctgaaaaatcaatggaaaaaatgtcctctggtgagaattaaaacaaccaaacaaaacacaaagaacaTTAAGTAGCAAGCattgtcaaggatgtggagaaactggaacccttgtgcattgcgggtgggaatgtaaaatggtgcagcactgtggaaaatggtatggcaattgctcaaaaaattaaacatgaaattACCATATAATTCAGTAATTTTACTTCTGGGTATAGACCCAgaagaactgaaagcagagactcagatatttgtacacccatgtccatagcaacagatgaatggataaacacaaaatgtggtacatacatacaagggaatattatacagccttaaaaaggaatgaaattttgacacatgctacaacatggagtAACCCTAAAGACATTATggtaggtgaaataagccagacacaaaaggacaaacactGTATGATCCCACTTGTATGAGATACCTAGACTAGTCAAAAAtcatagaggcagaaagtagaatggtgatttGGGTTGGGTTATTTAATGAGTACAGCGTTTCAGTTTGAAACGATGACAACATTCTGGACTTGAACGGTAGTGATAGTTACAGAATAATCTGAATGTACTTTATGccataaattatacatttaaaattattaaaatggcaaatttcatGTTaggtatatttaatttaaaaaataaaaattaaagaacattgCCTCGAATCCAGCCCCTCCAACTAGCAGAGCCGCTGACCTATCTAGACAGCGCAGCTGACCCCACACACCTGGGCCTCCGCTCCCCGCGCAAACCTtcgcccgccctcccccccccctccatcctTCCCCCTGCCCTGCACCAGAGGCGCATCCCTGCAGCCCTGGCTAGTCTCACCGCGCAGGCGCAGAGCTGAGgttgggtgggcaggaggaggcgTGGCCTCACTATGCGCCTGTGCCGCATTCCAGCTGCAAGTGTTGTGGGGTTAATGATGCCCAGGTTGGGCATCCCGGCCCGCTGGCCACGTGGAGACCTGCACTGCACACGCGCAAACCGAGCACCCGCGTCAAAAGACGAAGAGAGCGCGCGCTCCCCACGTCCTGCGTGTCCGGCTGCCAGGCTTCCGTCTGTGCCGCGACTCCCTCCGGGCCGGGCTGGCGCGCCCGCGTCTGAAGAGCGATGCCCCGGGAGATCATCACCCTGCAGCTGGGCCAGTGCGGCAACCAGAGTGAGCGAGCGCGCGCCGGGCCCCTCCAGTCTAGGGTTCTGCCTCTTTGGGTCCCACTCGAGTGCTTGGCATCCTTCTGTTGTCCTTTCCCTCCCAtgacgcccccccacccccgccctacTGCGCATGATgaaccagccccagccccagagctACGCTTCCAGCCCTGGGCTGTGCAGGCTCCCAGACCGGGGTTTTGGATCTAGCCTCTGAGTGTGACAGCCTATGTGCCCAACCCTGGGCTGCTGAGGCCTATGACTCTAGCAGACCCAgcatctctccccatcccccagttGGGTTCGAGTTCTGGAAACAACTGTGCGCAGAGCATGGGATCAGCCCCGAGGGCATCGTGGAGGAATTCGCCACTGAGGGCACTGACCGCAAGGACGTCTTTTTCTACCAGGTGCTCCAGCGAGGTGGCCAGGGGGCTTGAAGGCAAGGGTAACAGCCTGGTCCTGGGAAATCCTGCTGGGCACAGgggccaggactgctggcttgaggagggagggcaggcaggagccagagTTGGGAGGACGGGGGACTGGGCAGGCCTTTGCTGAGTGGGCCCCCTCCTGGACTCCCTTTGTCAGGCAGACGATGAGCACTACATCCCCAGGGCTGTGCTGCTGGACCTGGAGCCCCGGGTGATCCACTCCATCCTCAACTCCCCCTATGCCAAGCTCTACAACCCAGAGAACATCTACCTGTCAGAGCATGGAGGAGGAGCTGGCAACAACTGGGCCAGTGGATTCTCCCAGGTATGCAGATGGTCATCCCAGGAACCTTTGATGTTCCCTCCCTTAGGCAAGGCCGGCTCAAGCAGCCTGGGGATCTAATTAGactaaattaacaataaaaaggaGACAAAGGGATGCCCTGACCAGAGGGATAGCCTGGGAGAGGTTTATGCAAACTGTGCAAATTATTTGCAAAGTAGCTTTTCTGAGTTGAGGGCCACAGCTGAGGCTGTGCTTGCGGGTGGCAGCAGTGTCCCTGGGTAGCATTTTTGGTGCTGAAAAGTGATGCTCTCCAGAATCCTCATCCTGACCCTCCCTCCCATGTCTCAATGCAGGGTGAGAAAATCCATGAAGATATTTTTGACATCATAGATCGAGAAGCAGATGGAAGTGACAGCCTAGAGGTGAGGTTTTGCCCcactgaaggaaaaaaacaaaaaggttgaAAAGTGCTGGGGAAATGTCCGTCCTGCACAGGTGGTGGGATGGGGGCAATGAGAGTCAAAactcatttattgagcatctgatGTGAGATATTGAGGTAAACAAAGTCCTTGTCCTCAAGGAGATCCTAATCTGGATGCACCGGCTTCTGAGGTATGAGTCGTCTTTCCCAAGGAGCCTCAGCCTGAATGGACACAGAGGAAGGCTTGAGACAGGAGTGTGTTGGGACTGGGGAATGAGAGCAGCCTGAAGTCTCTTCCAGATCCCTGGAGACTGCCTTTCTCTCCTTCATATGCAGGGCTTTGTGCTGTGTCACTCCATCGCTGGGGGGACGGGTTCTGGCCTGGGCTCCTACCTCCTGGAGCGGCTGAATGACAGGTAAAGCCTGTGTTTGGGAAGAGGGCATTAGCTCTGGCTCCCTGGGTcatgtctttcttttatttaatcacTTTTTTCCTCGTGGACTGGAAGACTTGCAACTAGTCTTTGAGTCCTGGGTAGGAACAGAGCCTGGCCACCCAGGGAACATCTCGCAAACAGTAACTCCTGGGAGGGGTGTTTACCTAGGGAGAGGAGGGCAACTACAGAATTTGATGCTTTGggcttatcctttttttttttctttcttttcttaatcctcactcgaggatatgcttattgatttttttatatgtttttattgatttcagagagaggaagagatagaaacatcaatgatgagaatcattgattggctgcctcctggaggctccctactggggatagaaccagaaacccgggcatgtgccctgacagggaatcaaactgtgaccttctggttcatgagttgatgcttaatcactgagccacactggctgggcgaggCTTATCTTTTGTGGCTCCTGGGCTCTTAAGACTCAGTTCTGCCCTCACCCTTTTGTGTAAGAATTTGGAGGCACTTGGAAAGGAATGGCCCGTTATCCCCAGAACAGACAGAGCTGGGCAGTGATGGTGCTaccttcccctttccttcttcctcactCTCAGGTACCCCAAGAAGCTGGTGCAGACATACTCAGTGTTTCCCAACCAGGACGAGATGAGCGACGTGGTGGTCCAGCCCTACAACTCACTGCTCACACTCAAGAGGCTGACCCAGAACGCGGACTGTGTGGTGAGCATAGAGGAGGAAACGGGGGTTGGGTTCATCTCCCAAACCAGGAGACACATACACCTGCCCTTCCTGAGCCCCAGCTCAGAGAACAGATGACCAGCAAATCCATACCTCATAGCCCAAATTATGAAATAAGGACCAGATCCCAAGTTGCTTACAATCCCTCACGTGTCCCCCTTATTTAATGCCTACTCATGCTTTAAATTTTCAGCACAAAGGTCACTTTGTTAGCATAAACCTTCCTGACCACTCAGTCAAGGTCAAATGCCTTTGTGCATATTTCAGGCAGTAACTATACTTTTActgttgttttatatttaatgtcAGTGTCCCTCCACTAGACTGTAGACTGGGCGAGGGGGAAGACCATGCCTGTTTACTCCCTTGGTATCTCCAGAGCCAGGCTCAGTGCATGGCACATGGGGGtaatcaaatatttgttgactgcaCTGGGTGGTAGAAAAGTGTCTCAGGATGCCCCAGAAACagtacattcttttaaaaataacacacttACTTCCTGGTTTTGGACTTTAGAGGGGGGATAAACTAATAACTTATTTCTCTGCCCCCTTTCTCCTCAAAAAGGTGCTGTGACCCTCTTCTGTTCCCCCAGGTGGTGCTGGACAACACTGCCCTGAACCGGATCGCCACAGACCGCCTGCACATCCAGAACCCATCCTTCTCCCAGATCAACCAGCTGGTGAGCCGCTACTTCTGAATTCCTTTGGACTGGAACCCCTTCCTACTGGAACACTTGTCTGGGGAAGGGAGAACCCCCCAACCAGTCCAAGACCCATGACATGGCATCCCTGTCCCCAGGTGTCCACCATCATGTCAGCCAGCACCACCACCCTGCGCTACCCTGGCTACATGAACAACGACCTCATCGGCCTCATCGCCTCACTCATTCCCACACCACGGCTCCACTTCCTCATGACGGGTTACACCCCCCTCACCACGGACCAGTCGGTAAGAACAGCCCTCAGTGTCTCAGGCCCAGCTGGCCCTGGGCCCAGAAACCTCTCACCTAGCCTTCCTCTTTTCCCTGCTGCCCCACGAGGCGCTGTGCTCGGGGACTGGCACAGACTCTCAGACTTCCTTGCTGACTTGCTCTCCTCTGTCCCTTGCCTTTGGCTCCCTGCAGGGTCTGGCTGTATGGGATCGACTTATGCTCCTGCTCAGGGGCATGAGTTTGCTGAGCTGAGGTTGGCTCAGATTCCCGATCCCACAGCAGAGGCTCAGTAGAGGCCTGAATCTAAAGACACTCGCCAAAGAGGCCATACTGCCCCGAGTCTGGTGGGGGACATGTGTTGCCTACTCTTCTCTGTCCGTGCATCTGTGGGCTGTGCCCTGagtgctggcctggtccctgtgGCCCACTGTCCCCTCAGGTGGCCAGTGTGAGGAAGACCACGGTCCTGGATGTGATGAGGCGGCTGCTGCAGCCCAAGAACGTGATGGTGTCCACGGGCCGGGACCGGCAGACCAACCACTGCTACATCGCCATCCTCAACATCATCCAGGGGGAGGTGGATCCCACTCAGGTAGGTGAGGCCCCTTCGTTCCACCCTGGAACCGGCAGGGGTAGAGGAGAGGcgaccaccaccacccctgtgcccaccccagGTCCACAAGAGCCTGCAGAGGATCCGGGAACGGAAGCTGGCCAGCTTTATcccctggggccccgccagcatcCAGGTGGCCCTGTCCAGGAAGTCTCCCTACCTGCCCTCTGCCCACCGCGTCAGTGGGCTCATGATGGCCAACCACACCAGCATCTCCTCGGTGAGGCTCGTCTCCTGGTCTTTGGCCGCTGTTCCACCAGCCCCTTCATCATTCTCCCCATCTATTCCAACCTCCCTACCCTG
Protein-coding sequences here:
- the LOC103293083 gene encoding tubulin gamma-2 chain produces the protein MPREIITLQLGQCGNQIGFEFWKQLCAEHGISPEGIVEEFATEGTDRKDVFFYQADDEHYIPRAVLLDLEPRVIHSILNSPYAKLYNPENIYLSEHGGGAGNNWASGFSQGEKIHEDIFDIIDREADGSDSLEGFVLCHSIAGGTGSGLGSYLLERLNDRYPKKLVQTYSVFPNQDEMSDVVVQPYNSLLTLKRLTQNADCVVVLDNTALNRIATDRLHIQNPSFSQINQLVSTIMSASTTTLRYPGYMNNDLIGLIASLIPTPRLHFLMTGYTPLTTDQSVASVRKTTVLDVMRRLLQPKNVMVSTGRDRQTNHCYIAILNIIQGEVDPTQVHKSLQRIRERKLASFIPWGPASIQVALSRKSPYLPSAHRVSGLMMANHTSISSLFESSCQQYDKLRKREAFLEQFRKEDIFKENFDELDRSREVVQELIDEYHAATRPDYISWGTQEQ